The DNA window GTCACCGTCGCGGTGTAGGCGCTCATCACGTGAAACCCCGTAACCGTGCTCAAAAACGCTTTCGGGTTTGCTCGGTGATACACGAACGTGGATACTGTCGCCGTGGGCGACTGTTGGCTGCCTCGAGTCCGCCCTCAAACTAACTGCCGAAGGAACGACGAGAGGCGGTAGCCCAGTGACTGATTTCTGTACCCCGTCCAGCCGCGGATGCCACCAGCGAGCGTGAGCGCGTCGTAGCCTTCCGACTCGAGGAGGTCGGTCGCCTTCGTCGCGACGACGCCGGCTTTACAGACCGTGACGACGGGCCGGTCGTCCGGGATCTCCGAAAGCGAGTCGCGAAGGGCGGCCTCGTCGCCGCGTCGCAAATCGTCGTACACGGGGACGTTGTGGCTTCCGTCGATGGACCCGCGCTCGTAGGCATCGCTCGGACGGATATCGAGAACGGACGGCGGGTCGTCGCTCGAGAGTCGCTCCTCGAGTTCCGAGGGACTGATCTTGCTCATGAGTCACACTTGTGAGCACACAGCCAAAACAGTGCGGATAGCGCATAACTCGCCGGCTGGAAACGGGAGTCGATGTGGAGACGCGCGAGACCCGAGTTAGTCGGCCGGGATAGCCTGGTTTCTGACCGCGGCGATCGCAGGTGCCAGCCGATCCGCCGCTCGACGCGCGCCAGCGATGTTGCCCGCCAGCGGGCCGACGGTACCCGCCGCCAGGGCACCAGTGACGAATAGTGACGAGGGCTGGCCGTCGGTTCGAGTCCACGCCAGCGTCTCGTCGTCGAGAACTGGCATCCCTCGATGCCCTCGCTCGAGGGCGAGTTCGTCGGCCACGCGGTCGACGAACGGGTGCTCGAAGACGGGGTCGAATCCGGTCGCCAACACGGCACGATCGGCGGAGAGACAGCCGCCGTCTGCGAGAAAGAGCCGGACGCGGCCGTCGCAGTCGACCGCGCGAGCCGAGCGAACGTCGCCGCGTCGGACCGAGAGCGACTCGTCCTCGCGGGCCGTCTCGAGGCGCTCGAACAGCGTGGGCGGAATCGTCCCATCGTTTCGCGCCTCGCTGACGGTCTCGAGTCGCTCGCGCGATCCCGGCGGGTGTCGGTGGAGGTGTCGGCCGATGTGGTTCCAGTTGATCCAGCGCGGGTCGGCTTCGATCGCTGCGGTCTCGAGTTCGTGTCGTGGACAGAGCGTGACCGATTCCCTGGGGGCGAGACAGGTCGCGAGTTGGGCCGCGGTGATTCCGCCGCCGACGACGACGGTCTCGTCGACGGATCGCTCCGGATCGAAATCGCTCCAAACGTGCGTGATCGAGTCGACGCCCTCGGCCCACTCGGGTTCGCGATAGCGGCCGCCGTGACCGATCGCCAGTACGCAAGAGCGGGTTCGGATTCGGCCATTGAGCCCTGAACCCGCCGCTCGGTCTTCGGCCGTCGTCTCGAGAACGAGGTGCCCATCGCCTCGGTTCGACCGGCGAATTGAGTCGACGGTCGCTCGCCGGTGGAGCGACGAGAGATTCGCGCGTTCGATCACGTAGTCTGCGTAATCCAGGAACAACGACAGCGTCGGTCGACGCGGATAACCCGGCGTCGGCCGGAGTTCGTCCTCGCGGTCGTGGCCTTCGGCGAAGCTCTCGAGGCCGAACGGCTCGGTGCCGACGTGGTGGACGAACGTCGATCGGAGTTCGTCCATGTCGCAAGCTGCTGCCTTCCGGCGAAACGACGCGAGCAGCCGTTCGTTCGGGTCGACGATCAGGAGATCCTCGCGCTCGAGGTCGGTCTCCTCGAGGACCTGTTGACAGCAGTAGGTACCGTGGATGCCACCGCCGACAATGACGCACTCGTACATGGACGCCCGGTACGCCGCGTTATTACTTTAGTTCTTTGTGTTGTTAACTACTGGTATTTGTGAACCCCGAATTCACAGACTGGGCGCTGCGTTCAGTGTGAACCCTCGAGCGATTTCGCGTTTGGTACGCCTGTGGCGAACTCGAGCGGTCCGCCGAGTGACCCACCGACGGCAGAGTTAGAACACCAATTGGCCGCCCCAGGCGATGGCGAGTGCGAATCCGACCGCGGCGGCGGCCTGCCGGGCGAGCATCGTCGCGACGAATCGGATCGAGACCTCCC is part of the Natronorubrum sediminis genome and encodes:
- a CDS encoding rhodanese-like domain-containing protein; this encodes MSKISPSELEERLSSDDPPSVLDIRPSDAYERGSIDGSHNVPVYDDLRRGDEAALRDSLSEIPDDRPVVTVCKAGVVATKATDLLESEGYDALTLAGGIRGWTGYRNQSLGYRLSSFLRQLV
- a CDS encoding FAD/NAD(P)-binding protein, with the protein product MYECVIVGGGIHGTYCCQQVLEETDLEREDLLIVDPNERLLASFRRKAAACDMDELRSTFVHHVGTEPFGLESFAEGHDREDELRPTPGYPRRPTLSLFLDYADYVIERANLSSLHRRATVDSIRRSNRGDGHLVLETTAEDRAAGSGLNGRIRTRSCVLAIGHGGRYREPEWAEGVDSITHVWSDFDPERSVDETVVVGGGITAAQLATCLAPRESVTLCPRHELETAAIEADPRWINWNHIGRHLHRHPPGSRERLETVSEARNDGTIPPTLFERLETAREDESLSVRRGDVRSARAVDCDGRVRLFLADGGCLSADRAVLATGFDPVFEHPFVDRVADELALERGHRGMPVLDDETLAWTRTDGQPSSLFVTGALAAGTVGPLAGNIAGARRAADRLAPAIAAVRNQAIPAD